One segment of Myxococcus xanthus DNA contains the following:
- a CDS encoding kelch repeat-containing protein — translation MCSVLGGAMVRPCRAGVKAPDAVPPRIPPSHKGPPLMFEPVGFGRKAALLMTLVFAGCSHEDFADALNEPWTQDEELASVSWVGTPSMSTQRLDHTATVLPNGRVLVAGGQSSTSAEQYDVATARWLSAGSMNVIRRRHTATLLPNGKVLVVGGDVAAATTGTAELYDVATGTWSSTGSLDSLRSGHTATLLLNGKVMVMGGEDGTGTALRTARLYDANTGTWSATHSMTAPRMGHAATLLPNGKVLVSGGRSSSWGTVLRTAELYDPATGTWSSTASMSSPRTGHASTALLNGKVLVSGGLVDDITATRSAELYTVETGVWGSAGGLMPVERAHHTATVLHSGEVFIAGGSDGSEPYLQSAALYDPVNALWTSTVSMGTSRLGHTAALLGTGDVLVAGGSPDGVLRTASAERYVPPTLPWRAANAMLSARYHHSLTVLSSGEVLAAGGTANGSTASTGAERYSEATGHWLQTGTLLTARYLHTATLLPNGKVLAAGGQSTSSSYLPSAELYDAATGTWTSTGALAAPRARHTATLLPNGKVLVAGGRMSSSFSGMLATAELYDAATGTWTATGVMSRRRQYHTATSLPSGKVLVVGGNTQDGDTSSAELYDVSTGQWTLTGSLSGPRYGHMAVALPSGKVLVAGGWGARGALATAELYDPATGTWTSLTSMQHSRYGPMSALLPSGRVLVLGGDGGGTVGLLASAEVYDPASGQWHSAGTLPTALTSAGVVTLVGSGRVLVSGGLGPSGSLSSAGLYSPAP, via the coding sequence ATGTGTTCAGTTTTGGGTGGTGCGATGGTCCGCCCGTGCAGGGCTGGGGTAAAGGCGCCGGACGCGGTCCCGCCGCGCATCCCCCCGTCACACAAAGGACCCCCACTTATGTTTGAACCTGTCGGGTTCGGCCGGAAGGCCGCGCTCTTGATGACGCTCGTGTTCGCAGGATGCTCACACGAGGATTTTGCAGACGCGCTGAATGAGCCATGGACCCAGGACGAAGAGCTCGCTTCCGTCAGTTGGGTAGGCACCCCCAGCATGTCCACTCAGCGGCTGGACCATACGGCCACGGTGCTGCCCAATGGCCGCGTGCTGGTCGCCGGTGGCCAGTCCTCCACGAGCGCCGAGCAATACGACGTGGCGACCGCGCGGTGGCTCAGCGCGGGGAGCATGAATGTCATCCGCCGGCGTCACACCGCGACGCTGCTGCCCAATGGAAAGGTGCTGGTGGTGGGCGGCGACGTCGCCGCCGCGACCACCGGCACCGCGGAGCTGTACGACGTGGCCACCGGGACCTGGTCTTCCACCGGCAGCCTGGACTCCCTTCGCTCGGGACACACCGCCACGTTGCTGCTCAACGGCAAGGTGATGGTGATGGGCGGCGAGGACGGCACGGGAACCGCGTTGAGGACGGCGCGTCTGTATGACGCCAACACGGGGACCTGGAGCGCCACCCACAGCATGACCGCCCCGCGCATGGGACACGCGGCGACGCTGCTGCCCAATGGAAAGGTGCTGGTGTCGGGCGGGCGCTCCAGTTCGTGGGGCACCGTCCTCCGGACCGCGGAGCTCTATGACCCCGCCACGGGAACCTGGTCCTCCACCGCCTCCATGAGCTCGCCGCGCACGGGGCATGCTTCGACGGCGCTGCTGAATGGCAAGGTGCTGGTGTCCGGCGGGTTGGTGGATGACATCACCGCGACGCGCAGCGCGGAGCTGTACACCGTGGAGACCGGTGTCTGGGGTTCCGCGGGGGGCCTGATGCCCGTCGAGCGCGCGCACCACACCGCGACGGTGCTGCACTCCGGCGAGGTGTTCATCGCCGGTGGCTCGGACGGCAGCGAGCCCTACCTCCAGAGCGCTGCATTGTATGACCCTGTCAACGCGCTCTGGACCTCCACGGTTTCGATGGGCACCAGCCGGCTGGGCCATACCGCCGCGCTGCTGGGGACGGGGGATGTGCTGGTCGCGGGCGGGAGCCCGGACGGCGTCCTGCGCACCGCTTCCGCCGAGCGCTACGTCCCACCCACGCTCCCCTGGCGCGCGGCGAATGCCATGCTGTCCGCGCGGTACCACCATTCATTGACGGTGTTGTCTTCGGGCGAGGTCCTCGCGGCTGGTGGCACCGCGAATGGCAGCACGGCTTCGACGGGCGCGGAGCGCTACTCCGAGGCCACGGGCCACTGGCTGCAGACGGGCACGCTGCTCACCGCGCGCTATCTCCACACCGCGACGTTACTGCCCAATGGCAAGGTGCTGGCAGCGGGAGGCCAGAGCACGTCGTCCAGCTATCTTCCCTCTGCGGAGCTCTATGACGCGGCCACGGGCACGTGGACTTCCACGGGGGCGCTGGCTGCGCCGCGTGCGCGCCACACCGCGACGCTGCTGCCCAACGGCAAGGTCCTGGTGGCGGGAGGCCGGATGAGCTCCAGCTTCTCTGGCATGCTGGCCACCGCGGAGTTGTATGACGCGGCGACCGGGACGTGGACCGCCACCGGGGTGATGAGCCGCCGTCGGCAGTACCACACCGCGACGTCACTGCCGTCCGGCAAGGTCCTGGTGGTGGGAGGCAACACGCAGGATGGAGACACGTCCTCGGCGGAACTCTATGACGTGTCCACGGGGCAGTGGACGCTCACCGGCTCCCTGTCCGGCCCGCGTTATGGCCACATGGCGGTGGCGCTGCCGTCGGGCAAGGTGCTGGTGGCCGGAGGCTGGGGCGCGCGGGGGGCGCTCGCCACGGCCGAACTCTACGACCCGGCGACGGGCACCTGGACCTCACTCACGTCCATGCAGCACTCCCGCTACGGACCGATGTCCGCGCTGCTGCCCTCCGGCCGCGTGCTGGTGTTGGGCGGTGATGGAGGCGGCACCGTGGGCTTGTTGGCCTCGGCCGAGGTGTATGACCCGGCCAGCGGCCAATGGCACAGCGCCGGAACGTTGCCTACGGCGCTCACCAGCGCGGGCGTGGTGACGCTGGTGGGCTCTGGCCGCGTGCTGGTGTCGGGAGGTCTGGGCCCCAGCGGCTCACTGTCCTCCGCCGGGTTGTATTCGCCCGCGCCCTGA
- a CDS encoding siderophore ABC transporter substrate-binding protein, protein MRRFHRPLVAALFASGLATAVPAAAFELKHETGTLSVPATPSRLAVYDLGVLDTLNALGIRAVAVPKATFPATLSAYNSNGVPQAGSLFEPDTKALAELKPDLIVVGGRSRKQAESLSALAPTVNMSVRADHFVEDVTGQTLALGKAFGKQTEADTLVKNFEKERAALKKLTGGKSAVMLFTLNGNVMVHAPGDRFGYLHELTGFNAVVPKAEGSNDGPRPPAGSPEAKARQEAAAALLKKAVAANPEWLVVLDRGAATGGGENKALETLAKHPELSQTRAFKQGRVIVVDAPSWYIVGGGIANVTRIVQDTTRGLKK, encoded by the coding sequence ATGCGCCGTTTCCATCGCCCGCTCGTCGCGGCACTGTTCGCCTCCGGTCTGGCCACCGCTGTCCCCGCCGCTGCGTTCGAGCTGAAGCATGAGACTGGCACGCTGAGCGTGCCCGCCACGCCGTCCCGCCTCGCCGTCTATGACCTCGGCGTGCTCGACACGCTGAACGCGCTCGGCATCCGTGCCGTGGCCGTGCCGAAGGCCACCTTCCCGGCCACGCTGTCCGCCTACAACAGCAATGGCGTGCCCCAGGCCGGCAGCCTGTTCGAGCCCGATACCAAGGCCCTCGCGGAGCTGAAGCCGGACCTCATCGTGGTGGGTGGGCGCTCGCGGAAGCAGGCCGAGTCCCTGAGCGCGCTCGCGCCCACCGTGAACATGTCCGTTCGCGCCGACCACTTCGTGGAGGACGTGACGGGCCAGACGCTGGCGCTGGGCAAGGCCTTCGGCAAGCAGACGGAAGCCGACACGCTGGTGAAGAACTTCGAGAAGGAGCGGGCGGCGCTGAAGAAGCTGACGGGCGGCAAGTCCGCCGTGATGCTCTTCACCCTGAATGGCAACGTCATGGTGCACGCGCCCGGTGACCGCTTCGGTTATCTCCACGAACTGACGGGCTTCAACGCCGTGGTCCCGAAGGCGGAGGGCAGCAACGACGGCCCGCGACCGCCGGCCGGGTCGCCCGAAGCGAAGGCCCGTCAGGAAGCCGCGGCCGCCCTGCTGAAGAAGGCCGTGGCCGCCAACCCGGAGTGGCTGGTGGTGCTGGACCGTGGCGCCGCGACCGGCGGGGGTGAGAACAAGGCCCTGGAGACGCTGGCCAAGCACCCGGAGCTCAGCCAGACCCGCGCCTTCAAGCAGGGCCGGGTCATCGTGGTCGACGCCCCGAGCTGGTACATCGTCGGTGGCGGTATCGCGAACGTGACCCGAATCGTCCAGGACACGACCCGCGGCCTGAAGAAGTAG
- a CDS encoding ABC transporter permease → MKVKRYLRLLGIQLKASGLLSLQYRADFFTEGLTSLFWTFTALAPLFVVYGERPNIEGWNFGEALLVVGWFTLLQGILEGAINPSLTGVVEHIRKGTLDFVLLKPADAQFLVSTQRFQPWRAFNVLTGIGLFVYAFMHLGRWPSVTGLLASVLLLGTSTLLLYSLWILTVSAAFFVVRVDNLTYLFTSIFDFARWPSSVFQGVGRGVLTMVFTYVIPLALMTTFPAQAMLGRLPPQSLVGAVVGAGLFAWGSRQVWLRSIRRYTSASS, encoded by the coding sequence GTGAAGGTGAAGCGCTATCTGCGGCTGCTGGGCATTCAACTCAAGGCGTCGGGGCTGCTGTCCCTGCAGTACCGCGCGGACTTCTTCACGGAGGGGCTGACGTCCCTCTTCTGGACCTTCACGGCGCTGGCGCCGCTGTTCGTCGTCTACGGTGAGCGGCCCAACATCGAGGGCTGGAATTTCGGCGAGGCGTTGCTCGTGGTGGGCTGGTTCACGCTGCTGCAGGGCATCCTGGAGGGCGCCATCAACCCCAGCCTCACGGGGGTGGTGGAGCACATCCGCAAGGGCACGTTGGACTTCGTGCTGCTCAAGCCGGCGGACGCGCAGTTCCTGGTGTCCACGCAGCGCTTCCAGCCGTGGCGGGCCTTCAACGTGCTGACGGGAATCGGGCTGTTCGTCTACGCCTTCATGCACCTGGGACGGTGGCCGTCGGTGACGGGGCTGCTGGCCTCCGTGCTGCTGCTGGGGACGAGTACGCTCTTGCTCTACTCGCTGTGGATTCTGACAGTGAGCGCGGCGTTCTTCGTCGTGCGAGTGGACAACCTGACGTACCTGTTCACCTCCATCTTCGACTTCGCGCGCTGGCCGTCCTCCGTGTTCCAGGGCGTGGGGCGCGGCGTCCTGACGATGGTGTTCACGTACGTCATCCCGCTGGCGCTGATGACGACCTTCCCGGCGCAGGCCATGCTGGGGCGGCTGCCGCCCCAGTCGCTCGTGGGGGCGGTGGTGGGCGCGGGGCTCTTCGCCTGGGGCTCACGTCAGGTGTGGCTCCGCTCCATCCGCCGGTACACATCGGCGAGCAGTTGA
- a CDS encoding ABC transporter permease yields the protein MSARTTLRAFPTLLRVGFAEAVAYRAEMLIWVLSTTMPLVNMVLWMAVSREAPVGRFGEADFISYFLATFAVRQLATSWAAWLINWEVKQGTLAMRLLRPISPLWAYAVESIAAFPMRLMVAVPVMLLSVALVGQKAVPQHAWQWGFVVLSVIGGWAVAFLANVAIGALCFFLESSQKVLEVWLVLFFVCSGYMYPVELLPPTLRTIIDWLPFRYQIGVPVEMLTGAYGWEESLRLLAAQWAWVAVLGALAAVTWKQGVRRFAAFGG from the coding sequence ATGAGCGCCCGGACCACACTGCGCGCCTTTCCCACGCTGCTGCGGGTGGGGTTCGCGGAGGCGGTGGCCTACCGCGCGGAGATGCTCATCTGGGTGCTGTCCACCACCATGCCGCTGGTCAACATGGTGCTGTGGATGGCGGTGTCTCGCGAGGCGCCCGTGGGCCGCTTCGGCGAGGCGGACTTCATCAGCTACTTCCTGGCCACCTTCGCGGTGCGGCAGCTCGCCACGTCGTGGGCGGCGTGGCTCATCAACTGGGAGGTGAAGCAGGGAACGCTGGCCATGCGCCTGCTGCGTCCCATCTCCCCGCTGTGGGCCTACGCGGTGGAGAGTATCGCCGCCTTCCCCATGCGATTGATGGTCGCGGTGCCGGTGATGCTGCTGAGCGTGGCGCTGGTGGGGCAGAAGGCGGTGCCCCAGCACGCGTGGCAGTGGGGCTTCGTCGTGCTGTCGGTGATTGGCGGCTGGGCCGTGGCCTTCCTGGCCAACGTGGCCATTGGCGCGCTGTGCTTCTTCCTGGAGAGCAGCCAGAAGGTGCTGGAGGTGTGGCTGGTGCTCTTCTTCGTGTGCTCCGGCTACATGTACCCGGTGGAGCTGCTGCCGCCCACGCTGCGCACCATCATCGACTGGTTGCCCTTCCGCTATCAGATTGGCGTCCCGGTGGAGATGCTGACGGGGGCCTATGGCTGGGAGGAGTCCCTGCGGCTGCTGGCGGCCCAGTGGGCCTGGGTGGCGGTGCTGGGGGCGTTGGCGGCGGTGACGTGGAAGCAGGGCGTGCGGCGCTTCGCGGCGTTCGGGGGCTGA
- a CDS encoding ABC transporter ATP-binding protein has protein sequence MISVRGLRKHYKVHKRPPGLKAALRSLIHRSYTTVKAVDGISFDIRPGERVGFLGPNGAGKTTTLKVLSGLLYPSDGEVTVDGHVPQKREEAFLKKIMLVMGQKQQLLWDLPPAETFELNRAIYDVPQAQYKKTISDLIELLEIGDLIGKPTRQLSLGERMKCELAAALIHQPRVLFLDEPTIGLDVAMQATMRTFIKEYNEKYGATLILTSHYMDDVAALCPRVIVIDKGLLSYDGGLDALVQRVRPEKRVVLRLSEEVDAGRLSPLGRVVTHEPGTAVLQVQQEAVNATITRALSTLPVMDLTVENAPLEEVMSELFAESKARRTAVSEPVPA, from the coding sequence ATGATTTCCGTTCGCGGCCTTCGCAAGCACTACAAAGTCCATAAGCGCCCGCCGGGCTTGAAGGCGGCCCTCCGCTCGCTCATCCACCGTAGCTACACCACGGTGAAGGCCGTGGATGGGATTTCCTTCGACATCCGCCCCGGAGAGCGGGTGGGCTTCCTGGGCCCCAATGGCGCCGGGAAGACGACGACGCTCAAGGTCCTCTCCGGCCTGCTCTATCCCTCCGACGGCGAGGTGACGGTGGACGGCCATGTCCCGCAGAAGCGGGAGGAGGCCTTCCTCAAGAAAATCATGCTCGTCATGGGGCAGAAACAGCAGCTCCTGTGGGACCTGCCTCCGGCGGAGACGTTCGAACTCAACCGCGCCATCTACGACGTGCCCCAGGCCCAGTACAAGAAGACGATTTCGGACCTGATTGAGCTCCTGGAAATCGGGGACCTCATCGGCAAGCCCACCCGTCAACTGTCGTTGGGGGAGCGGATGAAGTGCGAGCTGGCCGCGGCGCTCATCCACCAGCCCCGGGTGCTCTTCCTGGACGAGCCGACCATCGGCCTGGACGTGGCCATGCAGGCCACCATGCGGACGTTCATCAAGGAGTACAACGAGAAGTACGGCGCCACGCTCATCCTCACCAGCCACTACATGGATGACGTGGCGGCGCTGTGCCCCCGCGTCATCGTCATCGACAAGGGCCTCCTGTCGTACGACGGCGGCCTGGACGCGCTGGTGCAGCGGGTGCGGCCGGAGAAGCGCGTGGTGCTGCGCCTGTCGGAGGAAGTGGACGCCGGGCGCCTGTCGCCGCTGGGTCGGGTGGTGACGCACGAGCCCGGCACCGCGGTGCTCCAGGTCCAGCAGGAGGCGGTCAACGCCACCATCACCCGCGCGCTGTCCACGTTGCCGGTGATGGACCTCACGGTGGAGAACGCGCCGCTGGAAGAGGTGATGAGCGAACTGTTCGCGGAGTCGAAGGCGCGCCGGACGGCGGTGTCGGAGCCGGTGCCCGCATGA
- a CDS encoding small ribosomal subunit Rsm22 family protein: MSNAYSKDLERWMPRLIAVWRASRGRGGGGGPETRLTPQEVKEVAAGVRQLSLGLTRERQLAGARYMDDPKLLGAYLLFYWPVSYAQARQVLGELPNRPRQVLDLGSGPGPVAFAALDAGGGQVTAADRSKAALTLARNLAAEAGEALATRDWDPTKKGATLPDGQFDLITMGHVVNELYGTGDAATAPRAALLETILAKVKRGGSLLVMEPALRETSRGLLHVRDAMVAKGYAVRAPCMYRGPCPALVKETDWCHAERAWPMPRVVEELARAASLHKESLKMSYLVLAPKDEAWPELTPGRLFRIVSEPLEGKGRHRYIGCGPEGRVGLAMQERHRNERNERFLKLNRGDVISVTETEPKGDGLALDERTEVRVVAPAGKGVPPPPPEEDAPSSPGTGPRPGAPS; encoded by the coding sequence ATGAGCAACGCATACAGCAAGGACCTGGAGCGATGGATGCCGCGGCTCATCGCCGTCTGGCGCGCGTCACGCGGCCGGGGCGGTGGCGGCGGGCCGGAGACGCGCCTGACGCCCCAGGAGGTGAAGGAGGTGGCCGCGGGTGTCCGCCAGCTCTCCCTGGGCCTCACGCGGGAGCGGCAGCTCGCCGGTGCGCGGTACATGGACGACCCGAAGCTCCTGGGCGCCTATCTCCTCTTCTACTGGCCGGTGTCCTATGCGCAGGCCCGGCAGGTGCTCGGTGAGCTGCCGAACCGCCCCCGGCAGGTGCTGGACCTGGGCAGCGGTCCGGGCCCGGTGGCCTTCGCCGCCCTGGACGCGGGCGGGGGCCAGGTCACCGCCGCCGACCGCAGCAAGGCCGCCCTCACCCTGGCGCGAAACCTGGCCGCCGAGGCCGGTGAGGCCCTGGCCACCCGCGACTGGGACCCGACGAAGAAGGGCGCCACGCTGCCCGACGGCCAGTTCGACCTGATTACGATGGGCCACGTCGTCAACGAGCTGTACGGCACGGGAGACGCGGCCACGGCCCCCCGCGCCGCGCTGCTGGAGACGATTCTGGCGAAGGTGAAGCGCGGCGGCAGCCTGCTGGTGATGGAGCCCGCGCTGCGCGAGACGAGCCGCGGCCTGCTGCACGTGCGCGACGCCATGGTGGCCAAGGGCTACGCCGTCCGCGCGCCCTGCATGTACCGCGGCCCCTGCCCCGCCCTGGTGAAGGAGACGGACTGGTGCCACGCCGAGCGCGCCTGGCCCATGCCTCGCGTGGTGGAGGAGCTGGCGCGCGCGGCGAGCCTGCACAAGGAATCGCTGAAGATGAGCTACCTGGTGCTGGCCCCCAAGGACGAGGCGTGGCCGGAGCTGACGCCCGGGCGGCTGTTCCGCATCGTCTCCGAGCCCCTGGAGGGCAAGGGCCGGCACCGCTACATCGGCTGTGGCCCCGAGGGCCGCGTGGGCCTGGCGATGCAGGAGCGCCACCGCAACGAGCGCAACGAGCGCTTCCTCAAGCTGAACCGGGGCGACGTCATCTCCGTGACGGAGACGGAGCCCAAGGGTGACGGGCTCGCGCTCGACGAGCGCACCGAGGTGCGGGTGGTGGCTCCCGCGGGCAAGGGCGTTCCACCCCCGCCTCCGGAGGAGGACGCGCCTTCGAGCCCGGGAACCGGCCCGCGCCCGGGCGCGCCCTCCTGA
- the pip gene encoding prolyl aminopeptidase — protein MSVSNRPLRSLYPPLEPYRTGRLRVSGGHEVYFEESGNPEGKPVLFVHGGPGGGTDPRQRRFFDPTAYRIILFDQRGCGRSTPHASLEENTTWDLVADMERLREFLDISRWQLFGGSWGSTLSLAYAQTHPERVSELVLRGIFLLRKQEIDWFYQRGASALFPDAWEYYLEPIPLEERGDLLAAYHRRLMGSDVKAQQEAARAWSVWEGRTSCLYPNAELVARNSGDTFALAFARIECHYFVNRGFLRSDTQLLDDVHRIRKIPAVIVQGRYDVVCPPESAWALHKAWPEAEFVMVSDAGHSANEPGNTSALVDATDRFRGR, from the coding sequence GTGTCCGTGTCCAACCGGCCGCTGCGTTCGCTGTACCCGCCCCTGGAGCCCTACCGCACCGGACGCCTGCGCGTCTCCGGTGGGCATGAGGTGTACTTCGAGGAGAGCGGCAATCCGGAGGGCAAGCCGGTGCTCTTCGTCCACGGGGGGCCGGGCGGAGGAACGGACCCGCGCCAGCGCCGCTTCTTCGACCCGACCGCGTACCGAATCATCCTGTTCGACCAGCGCGGCTGCGGACGCAGCACCCCACACGCGAGCCTGGAGGAGAACACCACCTGGGACCTGGTGGCCGACATGGAGCGGCTGCGCGAGTTCCTGGACATCTCCCGGTGGCAGCTCTTCGGCGGCTCATGGGGCAGCACCTTGTCCCTGGCCTATGCCCAGACACATCCCGAGCGCGTCTCGGAGTTGGTGCTGCGCGGCATCTTCCTGCTCCGCAAGCAGGAGATTGACTGGTTCTATCAGCGAGGCGCCAGCGCCCTCTTCCCGGATGCGTGGGAGTACTACCTGGAGCCCATTCCTCTCGAGGAGCGTGGGGACCTGCTGGCGGCCTACCACCGCCGGCTGATGGGTTCCGACGTGAAGGCGCAGCAGGAGGCCGCGCGCGCGTGGAGCGTGTGGGAAGGACGCACCAGTTGCCTGTACCCCAACGCGGAGCTGGTGGCGCGCAACAGCGGGGACACCTTCGCGCTCGCCTTCGCCCGCATCGAATGCCACTACTTCGTCAACCGGGGCTTCCTGCGCAGCGACACCCAACTGCTCGACGACGTGCACCGCATCCGCAAAATCCCCGCCGTCATCGTCCAGGGGCGCTATGACGTGGTGTGCCCCCCAGAGAGCGCCTGGGCCCTGCACAAGGCGTGGCCGGAGGCGGAGTTCGTCATGGTGTCCGACGCGGGGCACTCCGCGAACGAGCCGGGCAACACCTCCGCGCTGGTGGATGCCACGGACCGCTTCCGCGGGCGCTAG
- a CDS encoding YhfC family intramembrane metalloprotease, which translates to MDAVDTRLVASYAVAITFDVLMPVGMVLWARRRLGVAWKVVGWGAAAFALSQLFTRLPMVQVAQYFMRDALKTSSVLLGVWIVVLSLTAGLFEETARLWAFRKPLKDFRRWRDAVGFGVGHGGLESALLVGGLTALGLVNVIALSKLDPSTLPLKPEQVAQVVEAKATIAALDWWMPLLGAYERLGSMVVHIALSVVVLQRFIRGEVKWYWLAVGAHAFFNALTVVVGKLATAAWGPQAGAFAGEAMVTVAALVSLWVILYFRRVDAERDTAAVPARE; encoded by the coding sequence GTGGACGCTGTGGATACGAGGCTGGTCGCCAGCTACGCGGTCGCCATCACCTTCGACGTGCTGATGCCGGTGGGCATGGTGCTGTGGGCGCGCCGGCGGCTGGGCGTGGCCTGGAAGGTGGTGGGTTGGGGCGCGGCGGCGTTCGCGCTGTCGCAGTTGTTCACCCGGCTGCCCATGGTGCAGGTGGCGCAGTACTTCATGCGCGACGCGCTGAAGACGTCCTCGGTGCTTCTGGGTGTCTGGATTGTCGTGCTGTCCCTCACCGCGGGCCTCTTCGAGGAGACGGCGCGGCTGTGGGCCTTCCGCAAGCCGCTGAAGGACTTCCGCCGTTGGCGCGACGCGGTGGGCTTCGGCGTGGGCCACGGCGGCCTGGAGTCGGCGCTGCTGGTGGGCGGGCTGACGGCGCTGGGGCTCGTCAACGTCATCGCCCTGTCCAAGTTGGACCCCTCCACCTTGCCGCTGAAGCCGGAGCAGGTGGCGCAGGTGGTGGAAGCCAAGGCCACCATCGCCGCGCTGGACTGGTGGATGCCGCTGCTGGGGGCCTACGAGCGGCTGGGCTCCATGGTGGTGCACATCGCGCTGTCGGTGGTGGTGCTCCAGCGCTTCATCCGTGGCGAGGTGAAGTGGTACTGGCTCGCGGTGGGCGCCCACGCCTTCTTCAACGCGCTGACGGTGGTGGTGGGGAAGCTGGCCACCGCGGCGTGGGGACCGCAGGCAGGGGCGTTCGCGGGCGAAGCCATGGTGACGGTGGCCGCGCTGGTGAGCCTGTGGGTCATCCTCTATTTCCGCCGCGTGGACGCGGAGCGCGACACGGCGGCGGTTCCGGCACGGGAGTGA
- a CDS encoding fibronectin type III domain-containing protein — protein MQLPGHLHRTGLAALVVLTTLLSFLHPAYVLAADRGAWAPNTSYTVGDIVSHGGKGYDCRQSHQSLVGWEPPNAPALWLERTGNPPPDTQAPSAPPSLTSTAKTHESVSLSWDASTDNVGVTGYEVFTNAGTSASASTAGATHVTVTGLAANTTYTFTVRARDAAGNHSAASSAHSVTTSPRPAPDTVPPSAASALRATGVSNSSVSLSWGASTDNVGVTGYEIFVNGSASASATTSGATSATVTGLAANTTYAFTVKARDAAGNRSAASNSVSATTTGTQPVGNKIIVGYWHNFDNGSTNIRLRDVSAKFNVIQVAFAEPVGGPGSGRMAFTPYNASVADFKADIALLKSQGRKVLISIGGANGTVHLDDATARQDFATTMQALIDTYGFDGLDLDLEGSSLSLNGGDTDFRNPTTPRIVNIIQATRQLLNQNGPGFILTMAPETAYVQGGMAAYGGPWGAYLPVIHALRDRLAYLHVQHYNTGTVMALDGRAYAQSTPDFHVAMAEMMLQGFPVGGNTGAMFPGLRPDQVLIGLPSSPQAAGGGYTTPANVHKALDYLLKGQSFGGTYVLRNPAGYPGFKGLMTWSINWDAFTNFEFSNSHRAYLDTSP, from the coding sequence ATGCAGCTTCCTGGACACCTCCACCGAACGGGCCTCGCCGCCCTGGTGGTCCTCACCACCCTGCTCAGCTTCCTGCACCCCGCGTATGTCCTGGCGGCGGACCGGGGCGCGTGGGCGCCCAACACCTCGTACACCGTGGGCGACATCGTCTCCCACGGAGGCAAGGGCTACGACTGCCGCCAGTCGCACCAGTCCCTCGTCGGATGGGAGCCGCCCAACGCCCCGGCGCTCTGGCTGGAGCGGACAGGGAATCCGCCGCCGGATACCCAGGCGCCCTCCGCGCCGCCGTCGCTCACATCCACCGCGAAGACGCATGAGAGCGTGTCGCTGTCCTGGGACGCGTCCACGGACAACGTGGGCGTCACCGGCTACGAGGTCTTCACCAACGCGGGCACGTCCGCCTCCGCGTCGACGGCGGGCGCCACCCACGTCACGGTGACGGGCCTGGCCGCGAACACCACGTACACCTTCACCGTGAGGGCGCGCGACGCCGCGGGCAACCACTCGGCGGCAAGCAGCGCGCACAGCGTGACGACCTCCCCGCGCCCCGCGCCCGACACCGTGCCGCCCTCCGCCGCCAGCGCCCTGCGCGCCACTGGCGTGAGCAACAGCAGCGTGTCGCTGTCCTGGGGCGCGTCCACTGACAACGTGGGCGTCACCGGCTACGAAATCTTCGTCAACGGGAGCGCGTCCGCGTCCGCGACCACCTCGGGCGCCACCAGCGCCACGGTGACGGGCCTCGCCGCGAACACGACCTACGCCTTCACCGTGAAGGCGCGGGATGCCGCGGGCAACCGCTCGGCGGCGAGCAATAGCGTCTCCGCGACGACGACGGGGACGCAGCCCGTGGGGAACAAAATCATCGTGGGCTACTGGCACAACTTCGACAACGGCTCGACGAACATCCGGCTGCGGGACGTCTCCGCGAAGTTCAACGTCATCCAGGTCGCCTTCGCCGAGCCCGTGGGTGGCCCGGGCTCCGGACGCATGGCCTTCACGCCGTACAACGCCAGCGTCGCGGACTTCAAGGCGGACATCGCCCTGCTCAAGAGCCAGGGCCGCAAGGTGCTCATCTCCATTGGCGGCGCGAATGGCACCGTCCACCTGGATGACGCCACCGCGCGGCAGGACTTCGCCACCACCATGCAGGCCCTCATCGACACCTACGGCTTCGACGGGTTGGATTTGGACCTGGAGGGCAGCTCGCTGTCACTCAACGGCGGCGACACCGACTTCCGCAACCCCACCACGCCGCGAATCGTCAACATCATCCAGGCCACGCGCCAGCTCCTCAACCAGAACGGCCCGGGCTTCATCCTCACCATGGCGCCCGAGACGGCCTACGTCCAAGGCGGCATGGCCGCGTACGGCGGTCCCTGGGGCGCGTACCTGCCCGTCATCCACGCGCTGCGAGACAGACTGGCGTACCTGCACGTGCAGCATTACAACACCGGCACCGTCATGGCGCTCGACGGCCGGGCCTACGCGCAGAGCACGCCGGACTTCCACGTGGCCATGGCGGAGATGATGCTTCAGGGGTTCCCCGTCGGCGGCAACACCGGCGCGATGTTCCCGGGGCTGCGGCCGGACCAGGTACTCATCGGCCTGCCGTCGTCACCGCAGGCGGCGGGCGGCGGGTACACGACGCCGGCCAACGTGCACAAGGCGCTCGACTACCTGCTCAAGGGACAGTCCTTCGGCGGAACCTACGTGCTGCGCAACCCCGCCGGCTACCCCGGCTTCAAGGGCCTGATGACCTGGTCCATCAACTGGGACGCGTTCACGAACTTCGAGTTCTCCAACAGCCATCGCGCGTACCTGGACACCTCCCCCTAG